In Clostridium sp. SY8519, one genomic interval encodes:
- a CDS encoding MBL fold metallo-hydrolase produces MKIEFLGAAHEVTGSCHYLSIGDYNVLVDCGMEQGPDIYENQDIPVNPSSIDYIFVTHAHIDHSGLLPLITQRGFRGRIFASTATAQLCNIMLKDSAHIQETEAEWKNRRARRAGKPEVVPMYTLQDAEAALRLFVPCSYDQKIEVCDSITIRFRDAGHLLGSSFIEIWAKENGEEVKLVFSGDLGNGNRALIRDPEVPESADYLVIESTYGDRIHDTPPDYAVELAKVMSSTFSRGGNLVIPAFSVGRTQEMLYYLREIKQKDLLPGYRNFEAYVDSPLAIEATHIFNENVLECFREEDKAMIQQGVNPIMFKGLNTAVTSQDSMAINMVQKPHVIISASGMCEAGRIRHHLKHNLWRPECTILFVGYQVPGTLGYNLLHGAKEVKLFGEKIHVAAQIVNLPGISGHADRNHLTEWVREIGQKPKHIFVVHGEDKVTDSFAEYLAGVTGIPCTAPYSGDAYDLLTDTCIAVGDRKRIEKKKKKRSTAVQDRLLAAAERLLAIAGRSSELANKDQAKFADQINALCDKWDK; encoded by the coding sequence ATGAAGATCGAATTTCTCGGCGCGGCGCATGAAGTGACGGGCAGCTGCCATTACCTGAGTATTGGGGATTACAATGTACTGGTAGACTGCGGCATGGAACAGGGGCCGGATATTTATGAGAATCAGGATATCCCGGTGAATCCGTCATCGATTGACTATATCTTTGTAACCCATGCCCATATTGACCATTCCGGCCTGCTGCCGCTGATTACACAGCGGGGCTTCCGAGGCAGGATTTTTGCGTCGACCGCTACCGCGCAGCTGTGCAATATCATGCTGAAAGACAGCGCCCACATTCAGGAGACAGAGGCGGAATGGAAGAACCGCAGGGCAAGACGTGCCGGCAAACCGGAAGTTGTGCCGATGTACACCCTTCAGGACGCGGAGGCAGCTCTTCGGCTGTTTGTTCCCTGCTCGTATGATCAGAAAATCGAGGTTTGCGACAGCATTACCATCCGTTTCCGGGACGCGGGGCATCTGCTGGGATCGTCTTTTATTGAAATCTGGGCGAAAGAGAACGGCGAGGAAGTCAAGCTGGTCTTCTCCGGCGATCTGGGCAACGGCAACCGAGCCCTGATCCGTGACCCGGAAGTGCCGGAATCCGCAGATTATCTGGTGATAGAATCCACTTACGGAGACCGGATCCATGATACGCCGCCGGACTATGCGGTGGAACTTGCCAAAGTCATGAGCAGTACTTTCAGCAGAGGCGGCAATCTTGTGATTCCCGCGTTTTCTGTGGGACGTACCCAGGAGATGCTTTATTATCTGAGGGAAATCAAACAGAAGGATCTGCTGCCGGGATATAGAAATTTTGAAGCATACGTGGACAGTCCGCTGGCCATTGAAGCTACACATATTTTTAATGAAAACGTGCTGGAATGCTTCCGGGAGGAAGACAAGGCCATGATTCAGCAGGGTGTGAACCCGATTATGTTCAAGGGGCTGAATACAGCCGTGACCAGTCAGGACTCCATGGCCATCAATATGGTGCAGAAACCCCACGTCATCATTTCCGCTTCCGGCATGTGCGAAGCCGGCCGGATCCGTCACCATCTGAAGCACAATCTGTGGCGGCCGGAGTGCACGATTCTGTTTGTGGGATATCAGGTGCCCGGTACACTGGGTTACAACCTTCTGCATGGAGCAAAGGAAGTCAAGTTGTTCGGCGAGAAAATCCACGTAGCCGCCCAGATTGTCAACCTGCCCGGAATCAGCGGACACGCGGACCGCAATCACCTGACGGAATGGGTGCGCGAGATCGGACAGAAGCCGAAGCATATCTTTGTGGTCCACGGGGAAGACAAAGTCACGGACAGTTTTGCCGAGTATCTGGCAGGAGTGACCGGCATTCCGTGTACAGCGCCTTACAGCGGCGATGCCTATGATCTGCTGACGGATACCTGTATCGCGGTAGGCGACCGCAAACGGATCGAAAAGAAGAAAAAGAAACGCAGCACTGCGGTACAGGATCGTCTGCTGGCAGCTGCCGAGCGCCTGCTGGCCATTGCGGGCCGATCCAGTGAACTGGCAAACAAAGACCAGGCCAAATTCGCGGATCAGATCAATGCGCTATGCGATAAGTGGGATAAGTAA
- a CDS encoding polysaccharide deacetylase family protein codes for MKHTERKDVLRLAVIVAAVVVICVIFHAAGKRLSRTPVIKLSGKKTVQITMGTDYDDDGATATLGDKNITGRIIKTDNLNTDKVGTYQITYTVKRFKQSYSVTRTVKVIDKEKPVLTLKGSASQTVTLGEKYEDPGYTATDDSDGDVTAKVKVSGYVDPYLAGDYRLKYQVSDRSGNTATAVRRIKVKGPAKKDGKSIIYLTFDDGPSTKVTPKILNTLKKYNVKATFFVINYDKETLPILKQEVSDGHTVAVHSYTHDYAKIYQSVSAFMEDNHKLRDKLTKDTGIKPTLMRFPGGSSNTISRRYHKGIMKKLVEEVTEDGYNYLDWNVDSTDASGNNVPVSKIVSSVTGELEKGRSNVVLCHDTNAKETTAKALPKIINYGLKHGYTFAACSDDMYMAHQNVLN; via the coding sequence TTGAAACACACAGAAAGGAAAGATGTGCTCCGTCTGGCAGTGATTGTGGCGGCTGTGGTGGTAATCTGCGTGATTTTTCATGCAGCCGGCAAACGTCTGAGCCGGACACCGGTCATCAAACTGTCCGGGAAAAAGACTGTGCAGATTACAATGGGTACGGATTATGATGATGATGGAGCCACTGCGACTCTGGGAGACAAAAACATTACCGGCCGCATTATAAAGACTGACAATCTGAATACAGACAAAGTCGGAACTTACCAGATCACCTATACGGTAAAACGTTTCAAGCAAAGCTATTCCGTGACCCGGACCGTGAAAGTGATCGATAAGGAAAAACCGGTGCTTACGCTGAAGGGATCCGCCAGCCAGACGGTGACACTGGGGGAAAAATACGAAGACCCGGGGTATACCGCCACGGATGATTCCGACGGTGATGTGACAGCGAAGGTGAAGGTCAGCGGATATGTGGATCCCTATCTGGCAGGGGACTACCGGCTGAAGTATCAGGTCTCGGACCGTTCCGGCAATACGGCCACCGCGGTGCGCAGGATCAAAGTCAAAGGACCGGCGAAAAAAGACGGAAAGAGCATCATATATCTGACCTTTGATGACGGACCCAGCACCAAGGTTACGCCGAAAATCCTGAATACACTGAAAAAATATAACGTAAAGGCCACCTTTTTTGTGATTAATTACGACAAGGAGACGCTGCCGATCCTGAAACAGGAGGTTTCTGACGGCCATACGGTGGCTGTGCACAGCTATACCCATGATTACGCGAAGATTTACCAGTCGGTGTCCGCGTTTATGGAAGACAACCACAAGCTGCGGGACAAGCTCACAAAAGATACGGGCATCAAGCCCACACTGATGCGGTTCCCCGGCGGAAGTTCCAATACCATCAGCCGCAGATACCACAAGGGAATCATGAAGAAGCTGGTGGAAGAAGTTACGGAAGACGGATACAATTATCTGGACTGGAATGTGGACTCCACGGATGCCTCCGGCAATAATGTTCCGGTGTCAAAGATTGTCAGCAGCGTGACCGGCGAATTGGAAAAAGGACGGAGCAACGTGGTCCTGTGCCATGATACCAATGCAAAGGAAACGACTGCAAAGGCCCTGCCGAAGATCATAAATTATGGTTTGAAACACGGATATACGTTTGCGGCATGCAGTGATGATATGTATATGGCGCATCAGAATGTACTGAACTGA
- a CDS encoding VOC family protein: MQIAHTTIMVKNLNESVSFYQDILGLRIVRDLRDQPDHAIVFLSDDTGSVNIELVHTAGRLYYGGGISIGFRTDDLDAAFVRMQELGYKPGSVISPNPRTSFFFIKDPDGLDIQIIQER; the protein is encoded by the coding sequence ATGCAGATTGCTCACACAACGATCATGGTAAAAAATTTAAACGAATCTGTTTCCTTCTATCAAGACATCCTGGGACTGCGTATTGTCCGGGATCTCCGAGACCAGCCGGATCACGCCATCGTATTTTTAAGTGATGACACCGGATCCGTCAATATCGAACTGGTGCATACCGCCGGCAGACTCTACTACGGCGGCGGCATCTCCATCGGTTTCCGCACTGATGACCTGGATGCCGCTTTTGTCCGCATGCAGGAACTGGGATACAAGCCGGGATCCGTCATATCTCCCAATCCCCGCACCAGCTTCTTTTTTATCAAAGATCCTGACGGTCTGGACATTCAGATTATTCAGGAGCGCTGA
- a CDS encoding phosphatase, translating to MKDLLDSHTHSIVSGHAYSSMNEMIAAAVEKKLSLLAITEHAPAMDGSCQKLYFKNLKILPRKRGDLWTLFGAELNILNKEGEVDLDGDVLKEVDVAIASIHPPTYHSASNAEDNTTAYIRAMSNPCINIIGHPDDGRYPVNYGELVRAAKAYHVLLEVNNSSFLPTSSRTDTRDNCRAMLEECMRYQAPVIINSDAHADFQVGAHEEAWKLIHEMEFPEELIANTSLDLYFSYLNYNPLFTL from the coding sequence ATGAAAGATTTGCTGGATTCCCACACACATTCGATTGTGAGCGGCCATGCATACAGTTCTATGAATGAGATGATCGCGGCAGCCGTGGAGAAGAAGCTTTCTCTGCTGGCGATTACCGAGCATGCGCCGGCCATGGATGGATCCTGTCAGAAGTTGTATTTTAAAAATCTGAAGATCCTTCCGCGGAAGCGGGGGGACTTGTGGACGCTTTTCGGTGCAGAATTAAATATCCTGAACAAAGAGGGAGAAGTGGACCTGGACGGGGATGTGCTCAAGGAAGTGGATGTGGCCATTGCCAGCATACATCCGCCTACCTACCATTCCGCATCCAATGCGGAGGACAATACGACCGCCTATATCCGTGCCATGAGCAATCCCTGCATCAACATCATCGGCCATCCGGACGACGGCAGATATCCGGTGAATTACGGGGAACTGGTGCGTGCGGCCAAGGCTTACCATGTGCTGCTGGAAGTGAACAATTCTTCTTTCCTTCCCACCAGCAGCCGGACAGACACAAGAGACAACTGCAGAGCCATGCTGGAGGAGTGCATGCGCTATCAGGCGCCGGTGATTATCAATTCCGATGCCCATGCGGATTTTCAGGTGGGGGCGCATGAGGAAGCGTGGAAATTGATCCATGAGATGGAATTTCCGGAGGAACTGATCGCCAATACCAGTCTGGATTTGTATTTTTCCTATCTGAACTACAATCCGCTGTTTACCTTATAA
- a CDS encoding YerC/YecD family TrpR-related protein, with the protein MSKTVRTEAVAHLFDAILSLKNREECFTFFEDVCTINELLSLSQRFEVAYMLRQKKTYLDIAEKTGASTATISRVNRSLNYGNDGYDMVFARISREDLQEESHGE; encoded by the coding sequence ATGAGCAAAACAGTTAGAACCGAGGCGGTAGCCCATTTGTTTGACGCGATTCTTTCCTTGAAAAACCGGGAAGAGTGCTTTACTTTTTTTGAAGATGTATGTACCATCAATGAGCTGCTGTCATTGTCTCAGCGGTTTGAAGTGGCTTATATGCTGCGTCAGAAAAAGACGTATCTGGACATTGCAGAGAAGACCGGGGCATCCACTGCGACCATCAGCAGAGTGAACCGGTCGCTGAATTACGGCAACGACGGGTACGATATGGTATTCGCCCGGATCAGCAGGGAAGACCTGCAGGAAGAATCCCACGGCGAGTGA
- the pcrA gene encoding DNA helicase PcrA, with protein sequence MSKYDMLNPEQREAVFYTEGPLLILAGAGSGKTRVLTHRAAYLIEEKGVNPYHILAITFTNKAAGEMRERIDDMVGFGAESIWVSTFHSCCVRILRRYIDRIGYDNNFSIYDADDQKHVMKEIVKRLNINTKMYKERAFLNAISSAKDELIGPEEYKSRTGGDLPKEQTARVYREYQEVLRKNNALDFDDLIFKCVELLQKDPQVLESYQERFQYIMVDEYQDTNTAQFQLIRLLAGKYRNLCVVGDDDQSIYRFRGANIQNILSFEEQYPDAKVIKLEQNYRSTQNILDAANAVIKNNRGRKDKALWTEEQGGEKVHFQQFETAYEEADFIAGDVARLERKGIFDYGESAVLYRTNAQSRLLEEKFVSRNIPYRIIGGVNFYSRKEIKDILAYLKTIDNGSDDLAVKRIINIPKRGIGATSINRVQTYADEQGISFFEACRMTEQIPKIGKAAGKIQGFVNLIRVLRAEIPELGIQRVTEKLLEETGYVEDLKAEHDEEADARIENIDELISKIADYEDTAEEPTLGEFLDEVSLVADIDSLEDDKNYVTLMTLHSAKGLEFPNVYMAGMEDGLFPSYMTITADDPTELEEERRLCYVGITRAKKRLTMTAARTRMQRGEMQYNRTSRFLKEVPEELLEGQLVKQKERPIYQQANTGYAAARKALHGKDSYAAMRPRKEFGNASEIPKPAYQVGDRVRHKKFGDGTVTAMTAGGRDYEVTVDFDTAGTKKMFALFAKMVKL encoded by the coding sequence TTGAGCAAATACGATATGTTGAATCCGGAACAGCGGGAAGCGGTATTCTATACGGAAGGCCCGCTTCTGATCCTTGCGGGTGCCGGATCCGGAAAAACCAGAGTGCTGACCCACCGCGCGGCCTATCTGATCGAAGAGAAGGGGGTAAATCCTTACCACATCCTGGCGATTACATTTACCAACAAAGCAGCGGGTGAGATGCGGGAGCGGATTGATGACATGGTGGGATTCGGCGCGGAGAGTATCTGGGTGTCCACTTTTCACTCCTGCTGCGTGCGGATTCTGCGCAGGTACATTGACCGGATCGGCTATGACAACAATTTTTCCATTTATGATGCGGATGATCAGAAGCATGTGATGAAAGAGATTGTCAAACGGCTGAATATCAACACCAAGATGTATAAGGAGCGGGCGTTTTTAAATGCCATTTCTTCCGCGAAAGATGAGCTGATCGGACCGGAGGAATACAAAAGCCGGACAGGCGGCGATCTGCCCAAAGAGCAGACCGCGCGGGTCTACCGGGAATATCAGGAAGTACTGCGTAAGAATAACGCACTGGATTTTGACGACTTGATTTTCAAATGCGTGGAACTGCTGCAGAAGGATCCCCAGGTGCTGGAATCCTATCAGGAGCGTTTTCAGTACATTATGGTGGATGAATACCAGGACACCAATACGGCGCAGTTTCAGCTGATCCGTCTGCTGGCAGGCAAATACCGGAATCTCTGCGTGGTAGGAGATGATGACCAGTCCATTTACCGGTTCCGGGGAGCCAACATTCAGAATATTTTAAGCTTCGAGGAGCAGTATCCGGATGCGAAAGTCATTAAGCTGGAGCAGAATTACCGCTCCACGCAGAATATTCTGGATGCGGCAAACGCGGTGATCAAAAACAACAGGGGACGGAAGGACAAGGCCCTCTGGACAGAAGAACAGGGCGGGGAAAAAGTGCATTTCCAGCAGTTCGAAACAGCTTATGAGGAAGCGGATTTTATCGCGGGAGATGTGGCCCGGCTGGAACGGAAAGGAATCTTTGACTACGGGGAAAGCGCGGTGCTGTACCGCACCAATGCCCAATCCCGTCTGCTGGAAGAGAAATTTGTCAGCAGAAACATTCCCTATCGGATCATCGGCGGCGTGAACTTTTACTCCAGAAAAGAGATCAAGGACATTCTGGCGTATTTAAAGACCATCGACAACGGCAGCGACGATCTGGCGGTGAAACGGATCATCAATATTCCGAAGCGGGGCATCGGCGCCACCAGCATCAACCGTGTGCAGACCTATGCGGATGAACAGGGCATCAGCTTTTTCGAGGCCTGCCGCATGACCGAGCAGATCCCGAAGATCGGCAAGGCAGCAGGGAAAATCCAGGGCTTTGTCAACCTGATCCGTGTCCTGCGGGCGGAAATCCCGGAACTGGGCATTCAGCGGGTGACGGAGAAGCTGCTGGAAGAAACGGGCTATGTGGAGGATCTGAAAGCAGAGCATGACGAAGAAGCAGACGCGCGGATTGAGAATATCGATGAACTGATCAGCAAAATCGCGGATTATGAGGATACGGCGGAAGAGCCGACACTGGGAGAATTCCTGGACGAAGTGTCACTGGTGGCGGATATTGACAGCCTGGAAGATGACAAGAATTATGTCACGCTGATGACCCTGCACAGCGCCAAGGGGCTGGAGTTCCCCAATGTGTATATGGCAGGCATGGAAGACGGACTTTTTCCGAGCTATATGACCATTACCGCGGACGATCCCACAGAGCTTGAAGAGGAACGCCGGCTGTGTTATGTGGGAATCACCCGGGCGAAGAAACGCCTGACGATGACGGCGGCCCGTACCCGGATGCAGCGGGGAGAAATGCAGTATAACCGTACCTCACGGTTCCTGAAGGAAGTACCGGAAGAACTTCTGGAAGGTCAGCTGGTGAAACAGAAGGAACGTCCCATATATCAGCAGGCCAATACCGGATACGCGGCAGCCCGCAAGGCGCTTCACGGCAAGGATTCCTATGCGGCCATGCGGCCCCGGAAGGAGTTCGGCAATGCGTCGGAAATCCCGAAGCCGGCCTATCAGGTGGGAGACCGGGTTCGTCACAAGAAGTTCGGGGACGGTACGGTGACTGCCATGACAGCCGGCGGCCGTGATTATGAAGTAACGGTGGATTTTGATACAGCCGGGACGAAAAAAATGTTTGCGCTGTTTGCAAAGATGGTGAAACTGTGA
- a CDS encoding class I SAM-dependent RNA methyltransferase, whose protein sequence is MKKGEIYSGLVTDLAFPNKANVHITEPEEGDIQVKNLLPGQKVSVRLTKKRKGKYEGRLVELLERSADELETAGCPHAGICGGCVYQTLTYEKELELKQSQVLRLLAPVLPEAETLFEGIYPSPRKDGYRNKMEYTFGDEYRDGPLALGLHKRGAFYDIVPVTGCRIADGDFAAILSATRDYFSELGVPYYHRMRHEGYLRHLLVRKAARTGEILTDLITASPAGLSGRDGAEQGKETAEAADGTWDGARQPMNGSEQPENGAKGTDGGCGLSEEELLEGWKERLLSLNLEGTWQGILHTRNDSLADAVKDEGTQVLYGTDAFTEQCLGLRFRITPFSFFQTNSLGAEVLYDTARSMIRGALGDGGKTVFDLYSGTGTIAQMLAPVAGSVIGVEIVEEAVEAARENAALNHLTNCRFLAEDVLKALDQIEEKPDVIVLDPPREGVHPKALKKIIAYGAESILYISCKPTSLARDLVELQSGGYAVKRLCCVDMFPGTGNVETIVLLSRTNS, encoded by the coding sequence ATGAAAAAAGGTGAAATCTACAGCGGTCTGGTGACGGATCTTGCGTTTCCGAACAAGGCAAATGTGCATATTACAGAACCGGAGGAGGGAGATATTCAGGTCAAGAACCTGCTTCCCGGCCAGAAGGTATCCGTACGCCTGACCAAAAAAAGAAAAGGAAAATATGAAGGCCGTCTGGTGGAACTGCTGGAACGGTCCGCAGACGAACTGGAGACCGCCGGATGCCCCCATGCAGGTATCTGCGGCGGATGCGTCTACCAGACCCTGACTTACGAGAAAGAACTGGAACTGAAGCAGTCACAGGTACTGCGTCTCCTTGCGCCGGTTCTGCCGGAAGCCGAGACACTCTTTGAGGGCATCTATCCAAGCCCGAGAAAAGACGGCTACCGCAACAAGATGGAATATACCTTCGGAGATGAGTACAGGGACGGTCCGCTGGCGCTGGGACTGCACAAACGGGGGGCATTTTACGACATTGTTCCGGTAACCGGCTGCCGGATCGCAGACGGGGATTTCGCGGCGATTCTGTCGGCAACCAGGGACTATTTCAGCGAGCTGGGAGTCCCGTATTACCACCGGATGCGCCACGAAGGCTATCTCAGACACCTGCTGGTGCGCAAGGCGGCCCGCACCGGAGAGATTCTGACGGATCTGATTACTGCTTCTCCTGCGGGACTTTCGGGCCGGGATGGAGCAGAGCAGGGAAAAGAGACGGCGGAAGCGGCAGACGGGACATGGGACGGCGCGCGTCAGCCCATGAATGGGAGCGAACAGCCGGAGAACGGCGCAAAAGGCACTGACGGCGGCTGCGGACTGTCGGAAGAGGAACTGCTGGAAGGATGGAAAGAACGCCTGCTTTCCCTGAATTTGGAGGGGACATGGCAGGGAATTCTTCACACCCGCAACGACAGCCTGGCGGATGCAGTCAAGGATGAGGGGACACAGGTGCTTTACGGAACAGATGCATTTACCGAGCAGTGCCTGGGCCTGCGGTTCCGGATTACGCCGTTTTCCTTTTTCCAGACCAATTCCCTGGGTGCGGAAGTCCTGTATGATACCGCCAGATCCATGATCCGCGGCGCGCTGGGTGACGGCGGCAAAACCGTATTTGACCTGTACAGCGGCACCGGGACGATCGCGCAGATGCTGGCGCCGGTGGCCGGCTCCGTTATCGGCGTGGAGATCGTGGAGGAAGCGGTGGAAGCGGCCCGGGAAAACGCGGCGCTGAATCATCTGACCAACTGCCGTTTTCTTGCGGAAGATGTGCTGAAAGCGCTGGATCAGATTGAGGAAAAGCCGGACGTGATTGTGCTGGATCCGCCCCGGGAAGGGGTCCATCCAAAGGCGCTGAAAAAGATTATCGCCTATGGGGCGGAATCTATCCTTTATATTTCCTGCAAGCCGACCAGCCTGGCCAGGGATCTTGTGGAGCTGCAGTCCGGGGGATATGCAGTGAAGCGGCTGTGCTGTGTGGATATGTTTCCGGGGACGGGGAACGTGGAAACCATTGTGTTGCTATCACGCACCAACTCGTAG
- a CDS encoding CPBP family intramembrane glutamic endopeptidase, whose translation MAKLYQKSEITFAILWIVIYAVGMGTLQNNFGLDSLWHMLGLIVISAAIFLFVKKNGLMGKYGLADWAKNSRAMLWFIPLWLLSCMNLFGGFQPDYPVPGLIYAAVSMALVGFAEELIFRGFLFKAMLKDGSVTAAVIVSSVTFGMGHIINLFTGHELIATLTQVVFAVAMGFVFTLVFYKSGSLLPGILAHSFIDVTSVFASDEGSQLVNLILHIVIVVVSAAYCLYLAKRVETPAINRADIKQTNY comes from the coding sequence ATGGCGAAGCTGTATCAAAAAAGTGAGATCACCTTTGCGATCCTGTGGATCGTGATCTACGCGGTGGGCATGGGGACGCTGCAAAACAATTTCGGCCTCGATTCGCTGTGGCACATGCTGGGCTTGATCGTGATATCCGCAGCGATTTTCCTGTTTGTGAAAAAGAACGGACTCATGGGAAAGTACGGCCTGGCCGACTGGGCGAAGAACAGCAGAGCCATGCTGTGGTTCATTCCTTTGTGGCTCCTATCCTGTATGAATCTCTTCGGCGGATTTCAGCCTGATTATCCTGTGCCGGGACTGATCTATGCCGCAGTATCCATGGCTTTGGTCGGATTTGCAGAGGAACTGATCTTCCGGGGCTTCCTGTTCAAGGCCATGCTGAAGGACGGCAGCGTCACAGCGGCTGTCATCGTCTCATCCGTCACCTTCGGGATGGGGCATATTATAAATCTTTTTACCGGACATGAACTGATTGCCACCCTCACCCAGGTGGTTTTCGCGGTTGCCATGGGTTTTGTCTTTACGCTCGTGTTTTACAAGAGCGGAAGCCTTCTGCCCGGGATCCTGGCGCACAGTTTCATCGATGTAACATCTGTCTTCGCATCCGACGAAGGCTCTCAGCTTGTGAATTTGATCCTGCATATCGTGATCGTCGTCGTATCTGCAGCATACTGCCTGTATCTGGCGAAGCGCGTTGAGACACCGGCAATCAATCGGGCAGACATAAAACAGACTAACTATTAA
- a CDS encoding TetR-like C-terminal domain-containing protein, producing MIDGAFRLIREQGHEALTVRNLASFLGCSTQPIMYQFPDTDILKDLTYRKADAFHSEYILASGDLLEMGIRYIRFAEEEPQLFRFLFQSGRFSGLSLEDLIQAPEAADVLATVSSEEGLTIEEAAVFFEPLVAVVHGYASLIANNGMKYDSDAIRSALIMIAEGLERGSNQNGEAVSKK from the coding sequence ATGATCGACGGCGCCTTCCGGTTAATTCGGGAACAGGGCCATGAAGCATTGACCGTGAGAAACCTGGCGTCTTTTCTGGGGTGCTCTACGCAGCCGATTATGTATCAGTTTCCGGATACAGACATCTTGAAAGATCTGACTTACCGGAAAGCAGATGCATTTCACAGTGAATATATACTTGCATCCGGAGATCTTTTGGAAATGGGGATCCGATATATCCGGTTTGCTGAAGAGGAGCCGCAGTTGTTCCGTTTTCTCTTTCAATCAGGCCGTTTTTCCGGCCTTAGCCTGGAGGACCTGATTCAGGCACCGGAAGCAGCTGATGTGCTTGCGACAGTCAGTTCGGAAGAAGGACTGACAATAGAAGAAGCGGCAGTTTTTTTTGAACCATTGGTAGCCGTTGTTCATGGTTATGCAAGTCTGATTGCAAATAATGGAATGAAATATGATTCTGATGCCATTCGAAGCGCATTAATAATGATTGCAGAAGGATTAGAGAGAGGAAGTAATCAAAATGGCGAAGCTGTATCAAAAAAGTGA
- a CDS encoding DUF4366 domain-containing protein: MRKRNLLAALLAAMLCCGLCYTTAFAQTNEPEAAPAEELVTKGETEEPEEFPPLTPEGNLTLVDDEDAKAVQKAMNEQKAQTTQAEETVKPEKEPEKEATEQEVEAPKKKQTGSLFAAAGVLIIVIGGTGIWIFLQAKKKKKPADQPNPDADYREDDDGYDIPEESEEKEAEDFNDEEE; the protein is encoded by the coding sequence ATGAGGAAGCGTAATTTACTTGCAGCACTGCTGGCAGCGATGCTCTGCTGCGGACTCTGTTATACAACTGCATTTGCGCAGACAAATGAACCGGAAGCAGCGCCGGCAGAAGAACTGGTTACCAAGGGAGAGACAGAGGAGCCTGAAGAGTTTCCACCGCTTACACCAGAAGGAAACCTGACGCTGGTGGATGATGAGGATGCCAAGGCAGTTCAGAAAGCCATGAATGAGCAGAAAGCGCAGACGACACAGGCGGAAGAGACGGTAAAACCGGAGAAGGAACCGGAGAAAGAGGCTACAGAGCAGGAAGTGGAGGCTCCGAAAAAGAAGCAGACCGGGAGTCTGTTTGCGGCGGCCGGTGTGCTGATCATTGTCATTGGCGGCACAGGGATCTGGATCTTCCTGCAGGCAAAGAAGAAAAAGAAGCCAGCGGATCAGCCGAATCCGGATGCAGATTATCGAGAGGATGACGATGGATACGATATCCCTGAGGAATCTGAAGAAAAGGAAGCGGAAGACTTCAATGATGAGGAGGAATAA